One Saccharomyces kudriavzevii IFO 1802 strain IFO1802 genome assembly, chromosome: 4 genomic region harbors:
- the SAC6 gene encoding fimbrin (similar to Saccharomyces cerevisiae SAC6 (YDR129C); ancestral locus Anc_8.290), whose translation MNIVKLQRKFPILTQEDLFATIEKFRAIDLDDKGWVEKQQALEAVSKDGDATYDEARETLKHVGVDASGRVELDDYVGLIAKLKESKTGAAPQTTFNVAPNSAPIVSAPNTALQRKGEGAQAKIIVAGSQTGTTHTINEEERREFTKHINSVLAGDQDIGELLPFPTDTFQLFDECRDGLVLSKLINDSVTDTIDTRVLNWPKKGKELNNFQASENANIVINSAKAIGCVVVNVHSEDIIEGREHLILGLIWQIIRRGLLSKIDIKLHPELYRLLEEDETLEQFLRLPPEQILLRWFNYHLKQANWNRRVTNFSKDVSDGENYTILLNQLDSTLCSKAPLQTADLMERAEQILQNAEKLECRKYLTPSSLVAGNPKLNLAFVAHLFNTHPGLEPIQEEEKPEIEEFDAEGEREARVFTLWLNSLDVDPPVISLFDDLKDGLVLLQAYEKVMPGAVDFKHVNKRPASGAEVSRFKALENTNYAVDLGRSKGFSLVGIEGSDIVDGNKLLTLGLVWQLMRRNISITMKTLSSSGRDMSDSQILKWAQDQVIKGGRSSTIRSFKDQGLSNAHFLLDVLNGIAPGYVDYDMVTPGNTEEERYANARLAISIARKLGALIWLVPEDINEVRARLIITFVASLMTLNK comes from the exons ATGAATATCGTTAAATTACAA AgaaaatttccaattttgACTCAAGAGGATCTTTTTGCCacaattgaaaagttcaGAGCTATTGACCTGGATGACAAAGGGTGGGTTGAAAAACAGCAAGCTTTGGAGGCGGTGTCCAAAGATGGAGATGCCACTTATGACGAAGCAAGAGAAACTTTAAAACATGTCGGTGTGGATGCGTCAGGTCGTGTCGAATTGGACGATTATGTAGGATTAATCGCCAAATTAAAAGAGTCTAAAACAGGAGCTGCTCCACAGACAACCTTCAACGTTGCACCTAATTCAGCCCCTATTGTTTCCGCTCCCAACACTGCACTGCAGCGTAAGGGTGAGGGTGCTCAAGCAAAGATTATCGTTGCCGGTTCCCAAACAGGCACCACCCATACtattaatgaagaagaaagacGTGAATTTACCAAGCATATTAACAGTGTCCTGGCGGGAGACCAAGATATTGGTGAATTGCTTCCATTTCCCACTGATACTTTCCAATTATTTGACGAATGTAGAGACGGGTTGGTGTTATCTAAATTAATCAACGACTCTGTTACGGATACTATTGATACAAGAGTTTTGAACTGGCCCAAAAAGGGTAAGGAATTGAATAACTTCCAAGCTAGCGAAAATGCAAACATTGTTATCAATTCCGCAAAGGCTATTGGTTGTGTTGTTGTCAACGTTCATTCTGAAGATATTATTGAGGGTAGGGAACACTTAATATTGGGTTTGATATGGCAAATCATCAGAAGAGGCTTGTTGAGTAAGATTGACATTAAGTTGCATCCAGAATTATACCGTCTAttagaagaagacgaaacTTTGGAACAGTTCTTGAGATTGCCTCCAGAGCAGATTTTATTACGTTGGTTTAACTATCATCTGAAGCAGGCTAACTGGAACAGAAGAGTTACCAACTTTTCTAAAGATGTTTCTGATGGTGAAAATTACACTATTCTACTGAACCAGTTAGACTCTACTTTGTGTTCAAAGGCTCCATTACAAACTGCTGACTTGATGGAAAGAGCTGAGcaaattttacaaaacgctgaaaaattggaatgTAGAAAGTACTTAACTCCAAGTTCTTTGGTTGCCGGGAACCCAAAGTTAAATCTGGCTTTCGTGGCCCATTTGTTCAACACCCACCCTGGATTGGAACCTATtcaagaagaggaaaaacCCGAAATTGAGGAGTTTGATGCTGAAGGTGAAAGAGAGGCAAGAGTCTTCACTTTATGGTTGAACTCATTGGATGTTGATCCGCCCgttatttctttgtttgaCGATTTGAAGGACGGTTTGGTATTATTGCAAGCTTATGAAAAGGTCATGCCGGGCGCAGTTGATTTCAAACATGTCAACAAAAGACCAGCTTCAGGTGCGGAAGTGTCCAGGTTCAAGGCGTTAGAAAACACCAACTACGCTGTTGACTTAGGCAGATCGAAGGGATTTTCTTTAGTCGGTATCGAAGGATCTGATATTGTAGATGGTAATAAATTGTTGACTCTAGGGCTTGTGTGGCAATTGATGCGcagaaatatttcaattACTATGAAGACATTATCTTCAAGCGGCAGGGATATGAGCGATTCTCAGATATTGAAATGGGCACAGGACCAAGTAATTAAAGGTGGCAGAAGCTCTACTATTAGATCATTTAAAGATCAAGGTCTATCGAATGCGCACTTCTTACTAGACGTTTTAAACGGAATTGCCCCAGGTTATGTTGATTATGATATGGTCACTCCTGGTAACACTGAGGAAGAAAGGTATGCTAATGCAAGATTGGCTATTTCTATCGCTAGAAAACTAGGTGCTTTGATTTGGCTAGTACCTGAAGATATCAACGAAGTCCGTGCAAGACTGATTATTACTTTTGTGGCTTCGTTAATGACTTTGAACAAATGA
- the FIN1 gene encoding Fin1p (similar to Saccharomyces cerevisiae FIN1 (YDR130C); ancestral locus Anc_8.297) — MVNEGNRRSLRDIGNKIGRNNIPSDKDNVFVRLSMSPSKTAGQKGFLKPPMRLSPKRTDVTKHSIQVTPRRIVSPECLKGYIPKVTQSLDRPQFKNTSGDMKVQSSDHITNLIFPTSPTKLTFSNENKIGGDGSLTRIRARFKNGLMSPERIQQQHQVPQILPSQAKNGTGVTDEPNENSYDNELSQDKLKAKNLLSELKKEEEDLGNGIESVTKSNTKLNSMLAKEGKVQKASFQKSVKFKLPDNIVTTEIAELRDIKDLLLQMLRRQREIESRLTNIELQLTEIPKHK; from the coding sequence ATGGTGAACGAAGGCAATCGTAGAAGCTTACGTGACATAGGAAATAAAATTGGACGAAATAATATACCAAGTGACAAGGACAATGTGTTTGTGAGGCTAAGCATGTCCCCTTCGAAGACAGCAGGCCAAAAGGGCTTTTTAAAACCACCTATGAGGCTGTCGCCCAAAAGGACGGATGTTACAAAGCATAGCATACAAGTAACCCCGAGAAGGATAGTATCGCCGGAGTGTTTGAAAGGATATATTCCCAAAGTAACTCAAAGCCTGGATCGACctcaattcaaaaacacGAGTGGAGATATGAAGGTCCAAAGCTCAGACCACATAACCAATTTAATATTCCCTACATCACCAACCAAATTGACATTCagtaatgaaaataaaattggaGGAGATGGTTCCTTAACGAGAATACGGGCTCGGTTCAAAAATGGTCTAATGTCGCCTGAAAGAatacaacaacaacatcaagTACCGCAAATCCTTCCATCACAAGCCAAAAATGGCACTGGCGTTACTGATGAACCCAATGAAAATTCATATGACAATGAGCTCTCTCAAGACAAGCTAAAAGcgaaaaatttattgagCGAactaaagaaagaagaggaggatTTGGGAAATGGAATAGAGTCCGTTACTAAATCGAACACTAAACTGAATTCCATGCTTGCAAAGGAAGGCAAGGTACAGAAGGCCAGCTTTCAGAAAAGCGTAAAGTTCAAACTACCTGATAATATAGTAACCACAGAAATTGCCGAGCTAAGGGACATAAAAGACTTGCTGCTACAAATGCTGAGAAGACAACGAGAAATTGAATCGAGGCTGACCAACATTGAACTTCAGCTCACGGAGATACCGAAACATAAATAA
- the SKDI04G3580 gene encoding uncharacterized protein (similar to Saccharomyces cerevisiae YDR131C; ancestral locus Anc_8.298), with protein MLDQLPYEIFRQIACKIPQEDKISLTYVCKKTYESIIPFIYQNLFLNETYHVSSDYDGSFGTCYWSVLKFPFIDEDDPNNEKQISNGALAKLKFSYLERSLAESPSRLCPLINRIRCTWHLNEDVMSNVLQLLSEYGCNVRFVDQFVRSCVNDGLKPLSKQLKTLTLTPPTIMPTHDKVSSSYLNKIDHLFLRCDLTLLENLSIHVNALKYFKNLKTPMKIKSLVLNLRPDTLNLPEYGVIGEHFEDLQYSDIFDTSTLKQLEILSWYSRDDIPPTIEGGFDSLYIKWGLEGFWKFSKIENLSLASLVYNEFFLMNSLAVFHNLKRLKLDYMGKFEFDVSLIRFLSKQICGKKLQRFDMHCELNHQFFFPTPDNPLMRLNFDDFCPCTRCSNTIHEVILKKIFPETRSKLIRDPSKFQARNFLYQMFFQSKIIPHTSIIDDETPAMGWDSIPIETFVRKFNKVLQDINKTEDKGVNSVTKEDAIGLYHVYLHYLKDVFKVFEQSLPNLEYLTINGISTKLIQVDDLQRCAVPLFYNEGYKSNSVYELVDSESLFN; from the coding sequence ATGCTTGATCAGTTACcatatgaaattttcaggCAAATTGCCTGCAAAATTCCCCAAGAAGACAAAATCTCGCTAACATACGTatgcaaaaaaacataCGAATCAATTATACCCTTTATCTACCAGAATTTATTCCTCAACGAAACTTATCATGTGAGTAGTGATTATGATGGCTCATTTGGAACTTGCTATTGGTCAGTATTGAAATTTCCGTTCatagatgaagatgaccCCAATAATGAAAAGCAAATATCAAATGGGGCGCTCGCCAAACTAAAATTCAGTTACTTGGAAAGATCATTAGCAGAGTCACCAAGTAGATTATGTCCGCTAATCAATCGAATACGTTGTACATGGCACTTAAATGAAGACGTCATGTCGAACGTACTGCAATTGTTATCGGAATACGGTTGCAATGTAAGATTTGTTGACCAATTTGTTCGTTCATGTGTCAATGACGGGCTGAAACCTTTATCAAAACAATTGAAAACCCTAACTTTGACGCCACCAACCATAATGCCAACTCATGACAAAGTAAGCAGCTCTTATTTGAATAAGATTGACCACTTGTTCCTAAGGTGTGATCTAACTCTACTTGAAAATCTATCTATTCATGTCAATGCACTAAAGTACTTCAAGAATCTGAAAACTCCTATGAAAATCAAGTCGTTGGTATTAAACCTGCGCCCCGACACACTCAATCTCCCGGAATACGGCGTTATTGGTGAgcattttgaagatttacAATATAGTGACATTTTTGACACTTCTACTTTAAAACAGCTGGAGATACTATCTTGGTACAGTCGTGATGATATCCCTCCCACAATTGAAGGTGGTTTTGATAGTTTATACATTAAATGGGGACTGGAAGGATTCTggaaattttctaaaattgAGAACCTATCGTTGGCCTCATTAGTCTATAACGAATTCTTCCTGATGAATTCCCTGGCTGTTTTTCATAATTTGAAGAGATTGAAACTTGATTACATGGGCAAATTCGAATTCGATGTGTCATTAATTAGATTTCTTTCTAAGCAAATATGTGGCAAAAAACTGCAGCGCTTCGATATGCACTGTGAACTgaatcatcaattttttttcccaacGCCAGATAATCCGCTAATGCGTTTGAATTTTGACGATTTCTGTCCTTGTACAAGGTGCAGCAATACAATCCATGAGgtcattttgaaaaaaatctttccGGAAACTCGATCGAAACTTATAAGGGACCCGAGTAAGTTCCAAGCTCGTAATTTCTTATACcaaatgttttttcaatccaAGATTATTCCTCACACAAGTATTATTGACGACGAAACGCCTGCAATGGGATGGGATTCTATACCGATTGAGACGTTTGTACGgaaattcaataaagttttACAGGATATCAACAAGACTGAGGATAAGGGAGTGAACAGCGTTACTAAAGAAGATGCGATTGGATTGTATCACGTATATCTTCATTACCTAAAAGACGTTTTTAAGGTCTTCGAGCAAAGTTTGCCGAACTTAGAATACCTAACAATAAATGGCATATCCACAAAACTTATACAAGTGGATGATCTGCAAAGATGTGCAGTACCTCTTTTCTACAATGAAGGCTACAAAAGCAACTCTGTTTATGAATTGGTAGATAGTGAATCACTGTTTAATTAA
- the MRX16 gene encoding Mrx16p (similar to Saccharomyces cerevisiae YDR132C and YLR108C; ancestral locus Anc_8.299): MSNSPSIVTLSQEYFDPNIPQILPHEKMYKIQVGKCLFKISGASLSSDGPSFFTEYFSKKRSPVDSSDSNCHAVEPTENEALFIDRSSEVFEWIYQHLQGYMIEIKDEVQYTMLFADAMYYNLPRLRSLLKETDYYYTNVGGQSFKIAKNLFRRKGDSPNYFEIYAATVYVDVEELIVSKKLLRPPPHSAPYIPRSSEFFKDLLTLLGGASLDLDDNRRDALIKECRYYRFLNLEQRLIKSQITYNPIIRKEEICLLLKDLSKKGITFPATSAFSSSPCFEGGFCSADESDKSLQTCDQPEAKRSKLDIAEQNNDCWNMLCYKRPFLDNHARELIFQIDSTDCTIIFNKESKSIHVDMVGESAKSFEALFGNHLLNIPFSPTNLNNYQYRLPSDAAQAKVETHYLLPACISLCDLHVNGIRIAQVRSLLTEKSSFNDTIIDVSDPFDLKLRSGLKLYLKKSLWKLAMKDGQIMLIAIKAIALNGTKEYCKAYEYL; encoded by the coding sequence ATGTCAAATTCCCCATCAATAGTGACTTTGTCACAGGAGTATTTCGATCCAAATATTCCTCAAATTCTCCCACACGAAAAAATGTACAAGATTCAAGTTGGCAAATGTCTGTTCAAAATCAGTGGTGCTTCGCTAAGTTCAGATGGCCCCAGCTTCTTTACTGAatacttttccaaaaaacGCTCTCCTGTGGATAGCAGCGACAGCAATTGCCATGCCGTAGAACCTACTGAAAATGAGGCTCTATTCATAGATAGATCATCagaagtttttgaatggATCTACCAACATTTGCAAGGATATATGATCGAGATTAAGGATGAAGTTCAATATACTATGCTTTTCGCGGATGCAATGTACTACAATTTACCGCGTTTAAGATCTTTACTGAAGGAAACCGATTATTATTACACCAATGTTGGTGGACAATCGTTCAAAATAGCCAAAAATCTCTTTAGGAGGAAAGGTGATTCTCCAaattattttgaaatatatgCGGCCACGGTTTATGTCGATGTGGAAGAGTTGATTGTATCTAAGAAGTTGTTGAGACCACCACCGCATTCTGCCCCCTACATTCCAAGGTCGTCCGAGTTTTTTAAAGATCTACTTACTTTATTAGGAGGAGCATCTCTAGATTTAGATGATAATAGAAGGGATGCGCTAATAAAGGAGTGCCGATATTACAGGTTTTTAAATCTTGAACAGCGGCTAATCAAGTCTCAAATTACCTATAATCCAATAATACGGAAAGAAGAGATATGCCTTTTACTGAAAGACCTGTCCAAGAAAGGTATCACTTTCCCAGCTACTTCGGCTTTCTCATCTTCACCCTGTTTTGAAGGTGGATTTTGTAGTGCAGATGAAAGCGATAAATCTTTACAAACCTGTGACCAGCCAGAAGCGAAAAGGTCTAAACTTGATATTGCTGAGCAAAATAACGATTGTTGGAACATGCTTTGTTATAAGAGACCATTTCTGGACAATCATGCGAGAGAATTGATCTTTCAAATAGATTCAACTGATTGTACTATAATCTTCAATAAGGAAAGTAAAAGCATTCATGTAGACATGGTTGGAGAATCCGCGAAAAGTTTCGAGGCCTTGTTTGGAAATCATCTGCTAAATATACCTTTTAGCCCGACTAATTTAAATAATTATCAATATCGGTTACCATCAGATGCCGCGCAGGCAAAAGTCGAAACTCATTACTTACTTCCTGCATGCATATCGCTCTGTGATTTGCATGTGAATGGCATCAGGATCGCCCAAGTACGGAGTTTATTGACGGAGAAGAGCAGTTTTAACGACACAATCATTGACGTCTCTGACCCATTTGATCTCAAATTACGTTCTGGTCTAAAACTCTATCTAAAGAAATCTCTCTGGAAGTTGGCTATGAAAGATGGCCAAATTATGTTAATAGCAATCAAGGCCATAGCACTTAACGGAACAAAAGAGTATTGTAAGGCATACGAATATCTGTGA
- the SKDI04G3600 gene encoding uncharacterized protein (similar to Saccharomyces cerevisiae YDR134C), translating to MQFSTVASIAAITAVASAANNITTATVTDESTTLVTITSCEDHVCSETVSPALVSTATVTVNDVITQYTTWCPLPTTEAPKNTTAPAPTERPTEQPTEKPTQQGSTTPGVTSFTGGAVKALPAAGALLAGAAALLL from the coding sequence atgcaATTCTCTACTGTCGCTTCTATCGCTGCCATCACCGCAGTTGCCTCTGCCGCCAATAACATTACCACTGCTACAGTCACTGATGAATCTACCACTTTGGTCACCATCACTTCTTGTGAAGACCATGTCTGTTCTGAAACAGTTTCCCCAGCTTTGGTATCCACTGCTACCGTTACCGTAAATGACGTTATCACTCAATACACCACTTGGTGTCCATTGCCAACTACCGAAGCTCCAAAGAACACCACTGCTCCTGCTCCAACCGAAAGGCCAACTGAACAGCCAACTGAAAAGCCAACCCAACAAGGATCTACCACTCCAGGTGTTACCTCTTTCACTGGTGGAGCTGTAAAGGCCTTGCCAGCTGCTGGTGCTTTGCTTGCCGGTGCTGCGGCTTTGCTGTTGTAA